In Tenrec ecaudatus isolate mTenEca1 chromosome 4, mTenEca1.hap1, whole genome shotgun sequence, a single window of DNA contains:
- the LOC142445881 gene encoding olfactory receptor 52A1-like, giving the protein MFISNFTVFMPSVLTLVGIPGLESEQCWIGIPFFVMYLIAMIGNFLLLTIIQSERSLHEPMYIFLGMLGTTDIGLATSVIPKMLGVFWFHIPEIYFDSCLLQMWFIHTFQGIESGILLAMAFDRYIAICYPLRHATILTFQPVIQIGTAVTLRAAALVTPCIILIKSRLKYYHTTVISHSYCEHMAIVKLAAGNIWIHKIYGLFVAFTVGGFDIIFISLSYIQILTTVLRLPQKEARFKAFDTCITHICVFLQFYILGFFSFFTHRFGSHIPPYIHILFSSIYLLVPPFLNPLVYGLKTRQIRSHVVKMFNI; this is encoded by the coding sequence ATGTTCATTTCCAATTTTACTGTCTTCATGCCCTCTGTGTTGACTCTAGTAGGAATCCCAGGGCTGGAGTCTGAGCAGTGCTGGATTGGGATCCCATTCTTTGTCATGTATCTCATTGCAATGATTGGAAACTTCTTGCTGCTGACCATTATACAATCAGAACGCAGCCTCCACGAGCCTATGTACATCTTCCTTGGCATGCTCGGAACCACCGATATTGGACTTGCTACAAGCGTTATACCCAAGATGCTTGGGGTGTTCTGGTTTCATATTCCAGAAATTTATTTTGACTCTTGCTTGCTTCAAATGTGGTTTATACACACTTTTCAGGGCATTGAGTCAGGCATCCTGCTTGCTATGGCTTTTGATCGATACATTGCCATCTGTTACCCTCTGAGGCATGCCACCATCTTAACCTTCCAGCCAGTCATCCAAATAGGTACTGCAGTCACTCTCAGGGCTGCTGCCCTCGTCACCCCCTGCATAATACTGATAAAGAGCCGCCTTAAATATTATCACACAACTGTCATCTCGCACTCCTACTGTGAGCATATGGCAATTGTGAAACTTGCTGCAGGAAATATTTGGATCCATAAAATTTATGGTTTGTTTGTGGCCTTTACAGTTGGAGGATTTGACATCATATTCATTTCCTTGTCCTATATCCAGATATTGACCACCGTTTTACGTCTGCCCCAGAAGGAAGCTAGGTTTAAAGCATTTGATACTTGTATCAcccacatttgtgtcttcctccagttctATATCCTAGGCTTCTTCTCCTTCTTTACACACAGGTTTGGTTCCCATATCCCCCCTTATATCCACATTCTCTTTTCTAGCATTTACTTGCTTGTCCCTCCATTTCTTAATCCACTTGTCTATGGTTTAAAGACAAGACAGATACGCAGTCATGtagtgaaaatgttcaatatttaA
- the LOC142446822 gene encoding olfactory receptor 51V1-like, which produces MSVWSDSKISNSTFLLTGFPGLEKHYPWISIPFSCIYVMVLAGNFLVLHVIRTEPSLHEPMFYFLAMLALTDLCMGLSTVHTVLGILWGLSQEIGLNTCIAQTFFIHGLSCMESGILLAMAFDRFTAICNPLRYTTILTNARIIKIGVAIFARSFLSITVPIVRLKFFYYCRPHILSHSFCLHQDLLRLACSDIRFNSFYALALVICTLFLDSVLILISYVLILKSVLAIASQEERLKSFQTSVSHLCAVLVFYIPIIGLTMVHRFGKHLSPVVHVLMGNIYILFPPLMNPIIYSVKTKQILSRIKRWFTLKNN; this is translated from the coding sequence ATGTCTGTTTGGTCTGATTCCAAAATCAGTAACTCCACCTTCCTTCTCACGGGTTTCCCTGGCCTGGAAAAGCACTACCCTTGGATCtccatccccttctcctgtatctatGTGATGGTACTTGCCGGGAACTTCTTGGTCCTTCATGTGATCCGGACTGAGCCAAGCTTGCATGAGCCCATGTTCTACTTCCTGGCCATGCTGGCCCTCACTGACCTGTGCATGGGACTGTCCACAGTGCACACAGTGCTGGGGATCCTGTGGGGGCTCAGCCAAGAGATTGGACTGAATACCTGTATTGCTCAAACCTTCTTTATCCATGGGCTCTCATGCATGGAATCTGGCATCCTTCTCGCCATGGCCTTTGATCGCTTTACTGCAATTTGCAACCCTCTGAGATACACAACCATTCTCACAAATGCCAGAATCATCAAAATCGGTGTGGCCATTTTCGCCAGGAGTTTCCTTTCCATTACTGTTCCCATTGTCCGACTGAAGTTCTTCTATTACTGCCGTCCCCACattctctctcactcattctGTTTGCACCAAGACTTGCTACGGCTGGCCTGCTCTGACATTCGGTTCAACAGTTTCTATGCCTTAGCGTTGGTAATCTGCACACTTTTTCTAGATTCTGTGCTTATCCTCATTTCCTATGTCTTGATCCTGAAATCAGTCTTAGCTATTGCCTCCCAGGAGGAGAGGCTCAAATCATTTCAGACCTCTGTCTCCCATCTCTGTGCAGTCCTGGTTTTCTACATCCCAATAATTGGACTGACCATGGTTCACCGCTTTGGGAAGCACCTCTCTCCTGTGGTCCATGTTCTTATGGGTAACATCTATATTCTTTTTCCTCCCTTGATGAACCCCATCATCTATAGTGTGAAGACTAAGCAAATCCTTAGCAGGATCAAGAGATGGTTCACTCTGAAAAACAACTGA
- the LOC142445882 gene encoding olfactory receptor 52A1-like: MFISNFTVFMPSVLTLVGIPGLESVQCWIGIPFFAMYLIAMIGNFLLLTIIKSERSLHEPMYIFLSMLGTTDIGLATSIIPKMLGVFWFHMQEIYFDSCLLQMWFIHTFQIIESGILLAMAFDRYIAICYPLRHATILTFRLVIQIGTAVTLRAAALVTPCIILIKSRLKYYHTTVISHSYCEHMAIVKLAAGNIWINKICGLFVALTVGGFDILFISLSYIQILTTVLRLPQKEARFKAFDTCITHICVFLQFYLLAFFSFFTHRFGSHIPPYIHILFSSIYLLVPPFLNPLVYGLKTRQIRNRVVKMFNV; this comes from the coding sequence ATGTTCATTTCCAATTTTACTGTCTTCATGCCCTCTGTGTTGACTCTAGTAGGGATCCCAGGGCTGGAGTCTGTGCAGTGCTGGATTGGGATCCCATTCTTTGCCATGTATCTCATTGCAATGATTGGAAACTTCTTGCTGCTGACCATCATAAAATCAGAACGCAGCCTCCACGAGCCTATGTACATCTTTCTCAGCATGCTCGGAACTACTGATATTGGACTTGCTACGAGCATTATACCCAAGATGCTTGGAGTGTTCTGGTTTCATATGCAAGAAATTTATTTTGACTCTTGCTTGCTTCAAATGTGGTTTATACACACTTTTCAGATAATTGAGTCAGGCATCCTGCTTGCTATGGCTTTCGATCGTTACATTGCCATCTGTTACCCTCTGAGGCATGCCACCATCTTAACCTTCCGGCTGGTCATCCAAATAGGTACTGCAGTAACTCTCAGGGCTGCTGCCCTCGTCACCCCCTGCATAATACTGATAAAGAGCCGCCTTAAATATTATCACACAACTGTCATCTCGCACTCCTACTGTGAGCATATGGCGATTGTGAAACTTGCTGCAGGAAATATTTGGATCAACAAGATCTGTGGTTTATTTGTGGCCCTTACAGTTGGAGGATTTGACATCCTATTCATTTCCTTGTCCTACATCCAGATATTGACCACCGTTTTACGTCTGCCCCAGAAGGAAGCTAGGTTTAAAGCATTTGATACTTGTATTAcccacatttgtgtcttcctccagttctATCTCCtagccttcttctccttctttacACACAGGTTTGGTTCTCATATCCCCCCTTATATCCACATTCTCTTTTCTAGCATTTACTTGCTTGTCCCTCCATTTCTTAATCCACTTGTCTATGGTTTAAAGACAAGACAGATACGCAATCGTGTAGTGAAAATGTTCAATGTTTAA
- the LOC142446821 gene encoding olfactory receptor 52A1-like — protein MPIPNDTVIMPPILTFVGIPGLESVQCWIGIPFCAMYLIALIGNTLLVIIIKSERTLHEPMYIFLAMLGATDIALSTSFVPKMLGIFWFHLPDIYFDACLLQMWLIHTFQGIESGVLLAMALDRYVAICHPLRHATIFTHQVVTHIGIGMTLRPAILVIPCLLLIKCRLKLYRTKIISHTYCEHMAVVKLATEDIFINKFYGLFGAFIVGGFDFISITLSYIQIFITVAHLPQRKARLKAFNTCIPHMCVFFQFYLLAFFSFFTHRSGSHIPSHIHITLSILYLLVPPFFNPFVYGVKTKQIRDQVTKVFCSKDQV, from the coding sequence ATGCCTATTCCCAATGACACTGTAATTATGCCACCTATACTGACATTTGTAGGAATACCTGGCCTAGAATCTGTGCAGTGTTGGATTGGGATTCCTTTCTGTGCTATGTATCTCATTGCTTTGATTGGAAATACTCTACTTGTGATCATCATCAAATCTGAACGCACCCTCCATGAGCCCATGTACATCTTCTTGGCCATGCTAGGTGCCACAGACATTGCTCTGAGCACCAGCTTTGTACCCAAGATGCTTGGAATTTTCTGGTTTCATTTGCCAGATATCTATTTTGATGCATGTCTCCTTCAGATGTGGCTCATCCACACATTTCAGGGCATTGAATCAGGTGTCTTGCTGGCCATGGCTCTCGACCGCTATGTGGCTATCTGTCACCCCCTTAGACATGCTACCATATTCACTCATCAAGTAGTGACGCATATTGGAATTGGGATGACATTGCGGCCTGCCATCCTTGTAATCCCATGTCTTCTGCTCATAAAGTGTCGCCTGAAGCTATACCGAACCAAAATAATATCCCATACTTACTGTGAACACATGGCTGTTGTGAAGCTTGCCACTGAAGACATTTTTATCAATAAGTTCTATGGTCTCTTTGGTGCTTTCATTGTTGGTGGGTTTGACTTCATTTCAATCACCCTTTCCTATATTCAGATATTTATCACGGTTGCTCACCTGCCCCAAAGAAAGGCTCGCCTTAAGGCATTCAATACATGTATTCCCCACATGTGTGTCTTCTTCCAATTCTATCTCcttgctttcttctctttttttactcACAGATCTGGATCTCATATCCCATCACACATACATATTACTTTGTCCATCCTTTATCTACTAGTTCCACCTTTCTTCAACCCTTTTGTCTATGGGGTGAAGACCAAGCAGATTAGAGATCAGGTGACAAAAGTCTtctgttccaaagaccaggtttgA